In Castanea sativa cultivar Marrone di Chiusa Pesio chromosome 6, ASM4071231v1, a single window of DNA contains:
- the LOC142641276 gene encoding large ribosomal subunit protein P1-like, translating to MASEQACTLACLILHDDGIPITSEKIATLVKAANVNVESYWPSLFAKLAEKRNIEDLILNAGSAGGGAAVAVAAPAAGAGGGAAAAAPPPEEKKEEPKEESDDDMGFSLFD from the exons ATGGCTTCAGAGCAAGCTTGCACTCTCGCTTGTTTGATCCTCCATGACGATGGTATTCCCATCACC TCGGAGAAGATTGCCACATTGGTGAAGGCAGCAAACGTGAACGTTGAATCTTATTGGCCAAGCTTGTTTGCCAAGCTTGCCGAGAAGAGAAACATTGAGGATCTCATTTTGAACGCTGGGTCCGCCGGCGGTGGTGCTGCAGTTGCTGTTGCTGCACCAGCTGCTGGTGCTGGTGGCGGTGCTGCTGCCGCTGCTCCTCCACCTGAGGAAAAGAAG GAAGAACCAAAGGAAGAGAGTGATGATGATATGGGGTTCAGCTTGTTTGATTAG